The genomic DNA TCGAAGGGGCAATGAGCATCGAAGTTAACCCACGTGGCAGATTGGGTGCGCTGCCCTTGCAATACGGTCAATACGATTGTCCAAGTTAGACGACTCCTTCACTTAGGTCGTAGACGGCCCCTTCATCCCTGTCAATCTTGGGGGCTACGAACTTACTGAAGTCAATCGAACACCAGTGTTCATTGCCCTCCTTGAGTGCCAGGTCAACGATTCCATCCATTGACATTCGCAAGTTCCCACGATGCTTAATCATTTGATCCATCATCTGTATCTGTTGTGAGGTTGAAACATCGCGAGCCTTCTAAAATCTTTTCACCGCGCGGGCATCACAAGTGGCCTCAAAACCTTCAATGTTCTTTTCGTATTGTTTGACCTTCGAACGCAACGTGGCAGGCTCATCATTAACCACGGTTAGCGGCGCCACATTGAGCGCGCCTTCACTGACTCTGTCAGCCATCAACGCATTGGATACAGCCAAAGGGATCCTTGACGCTGGTGCAGCTTACTGTAGTGCATTAGCCCGTCACAGTAGAAGGTTGGTGGAATGTGCGGGCTTATATTATCGCGTGGCGCACCTTTGCGGACACCCATTCGCTGACTACCACGGTTGCGAGTATCACCAGCAGAATAACCGAGACCTGGGTCCAGGTTACGGTGTCGATCGACGAACTGAGTTGCAATCCAATTCCACCAGCACCGACGAGGCCCAAAATGGCTGATTCGCGAATGTTAATGTCCCAGCGAAAAACAGAAATGCCAGCAAAGGCGGGCAGGATTTGCGGAACAATTCCATAGCTCAGAATTTGCGCGCCGCTGGCGCCCGTGGCAGTTACCGCTTCGACCTGCGTCTCGTCGATCTCTTCAATTGCTTCATAAAGCAACTTGGCACAAAAGCCTATCGACCTGAATCCAATGGCCAAAACACCGGCAAACACGCCTGGCCCGAGAATAGTAACCAGCATCAACGCCCAGAGTAGAGAATTGATCGAGCGCGACGCAACGATGATGAATAGCGCAATGGGGCGGGCAAACGCAGAGGACGGAGTTGTGTTGCGTGCCGCAAGAAATGCGATGGGGAAGGCAAGAACAACTGCCATCAGGGTTCCCAGTGTTGCAATGGTAATGGTGTCCCATAC from Rhodospirillaceae bacterium includes the following:
- the phnE gene encoding phosphonate ABC transporter, permease protein PhnE, with translation MPRRQQGDSKIWQRRSRNRQLAIWFGQFVGVAIFVYCWQLVSENTIWMFVADAPRQAVDMMERMVPPKWSYMNSLWRPVWDTITIATLGTLMAVVLAFPIAFLAARNTTPSSAFARPIALFIIVASRSINSLLWALMLVTILGPGVFAGVLAIGFRSIGFCAKLLYEAIEEIDETQVEAVTATGASGAQILSYGIVPQILPAFAGISVFRWDINIRESAILGLVGAGGIGLQLSSSIDTVTWTQVSVILLVILATVVVSEWVSAKVRHAII